One part of the Macaca mulatta isolate MMU2019108-1 chromosome 6, T2T-MMU8v2.0, whole genome shotgun sequence genome encodes these proteins:
- the LOC106998812 gene encoding uncharacterized protein LOC106998812 — protein MVAPRRRPAHLGAPHALRDSRRPPPAGREPRVQAARTGLRQAQPQGAIHSRCPASPLGVRGTGAGGGEGLARPPRPHPTSAPGIGSALTSDAPREPLEEPGKGGGAARMNGAGGCSLATSGRSRAAPLAPARAGAAARTGAAASRSPRTPGSSSRVGRGPPCPPTT, from the coding sequence ATGGTGGCGCCGAGGCGGAGGCCAGCGCACCTGGGGGCGCCACACGCCCTACGGGATTCCCGCAGACCGCCGCCAGCTGGACGCGAGCCCCGGGTCCAGGCGGCCCGCACTGGTCTGCGCCAGGCCCAGCCCCAAGGGGCCATTCACAGCCGGTGTCCCGCGTCGCCGCTCGGTGTCCGTGGGACTGGCGCCGGCGGGGGCGAGGGCCTGGCGCGACCGCCTCGGCCTCACCCCACGTCCGCGCCGGGGATAGGGAGCGCACTCACCTCAGACGCGCCCCGGGAGCCGCTGGAAGAGCCCGGGAAAGGAGGCGGAGCCGCGCGAATGAATGGAGCCGGCGGCTGCTCGCTGGCGACCTCCGGCCGGTCCCGGGCCGCACCGCTCGCGCCTGCCAGGGCTGGTGCGGCTGCCAGGACTGGTGCGGCCGCCTCCCGCTCGCCCCGGACGCCCGGCTCCTCGTCGCGGGTCGGCCGCGGCCCACCGTGCCCTCCGACGACGTGA